One genomic region from Sphaerochaeta sp. encodes:
- the rpmJ gene encoding 50S ribosomal protein L36: protein MKVRASVKPICDKCKVVRRNGVVHIICENPKHKQRQKG from the coding sequence ATGAAAGTAAGAGCAAGTGTGAAGCCGATCTGTGACAAGTGCAAGGTTGTACGCCGCAATGGCGTCGTGCATATCATCTGCGAGAATCCGAAGCACAAGCAGAGGCAGAAAGGCTAA
- the rpsM gene encoding 30S ribosomal protein S13: protein MARIAGVDVPNKAAKIALTYIYGIGRKTAMDICEKSKIDPNANINTLSNDDLAAVRKVIDENYKVEGRLRTEVALNIKRLMDIGCYRGLRHRKGLPVRGQRTRTNARTRKGKKKTVAAKKK, encoded by the coding sequence ATGGCTAGAATTGCAGGTGTAGATGTGCCGAACAAAGCGGCGAAGATCGCACTGACCTATATCTATGGTATCGGCAGAAAAACGGCAATGGATATTTGCGAGAAGAGCAAGATTGATCCGAACGCAAACATCAACACCCTTTCGAATGATGACTTGGCGGCGGTCCGCAAGGTCATCGATGAGAATTACAAGGTTGAGGGACGGCTCCGCACGGAAGTGGCCCTGAACATCAAGCGCCTTATGGACATCGGCTGCTACCGTGGCCTGCGTCATCGTAAGGGTCTTCCGGTACGCGGACAGCGGACAAGAACCAACGCCCGTACCCGTAAGGGTAAGAAGAAGACCGTAGCGGCGAAGAAGAAATAA
- the rpsK gene encoding 30S ribosomal protein S11, producing MANTKRKVKKTVYEGNCYIQATFNNTIITITDLQGNAVSWASAGGLGFRGAKKSTPYAAQTTCEKAAKAAIDNGLQEVNVFVKGPGVGRESAIRTLGVLGLKVKSIRDCTPIPHNGCRPRKSRRV from the coding sequence ATGGCGAATACGAAACGCAAAGTGAAGAAGACGGTATATGAGGGGAACTGCTACATTCAGGCGACCTTCAACAATACCATCATCACGATTACGGATTTACAGGGGAATGCTGTTTCTTGGGCAAGCGCCGGCGGGCTTGGGTTCCGCGGTGCCAAGAAGTCCACTCCGTATGCCGCGCAGACCACGTGTGAGAAAGCCGCCAAAGCGGCCATCGACAACGGGCTGCAGGAAGTCAACGTGTTTGTGAAGGGACCTGGTGTAGGGCGTGAGAGCGCCATCAGGACGCTTGGTGTGCTTGGCCTGAAGGTCAAGTCCATCCGTGACTGCACTCCGATCCCCCACAATGGTTGCAGACCTCGCAAGAGCAGAAGAGTGTGA
- the rpsD gene encoding 30S ribosomal protein S4, whose amino-acid sequence MARYTGPKCRYCRAEKTKLFLKGERCHTGKCPLTDARNVGLPGKDPHARAKKPTEYGLQLREKQKLKRTYCMLEKQFKLTFKEAARIPGKTGETLISLLESRLDNVVFRLHFATSRNQAAQLVNHGHIQVNGKRVTIPSYRLKAGDVVSVAPKSQKMVAIKQSLMEYSKSGVNPWLTLDPDTMKGTFVAVPRRSEVTELEKINEQLVVELYSK is encoded by the coding sequence ATGGCAAGATATACTGGACCTAAATGCAGATATTGCAGAGCTGAGAAGACCAAGCTGTTCCTCAAGGGAGAGCGGTGCCACACCGGTAAGTGCCCGTTGACCGACGCTAGGAATGTAGGGCTTCCGGGCAAAGATCCGCATGCTCGCGCAAAGAAGCCGACCGAGTACGGCCTGCAGTTGCGGGAGAAGCAGAAACTCAAGAGAACGTATTGCATGCTGGAGAAGCAGTTCAAGCTGACCTTCAAGGAAGCTGCCCGTATCCCCGGGAAAACCGGTGAGACGTTGATCAGCCTTCTGGAGTCACGTCTGGACAATGTGGTATTCCGCCTGCATTTCGCAACCAGCCGCAACCAGGCGGCGCAACTCGTCAACCATGGCCATATCCAGGTCAATGGGAAGCGGGTGACCATTCCTTCCTACCGGCTGAAGGCGGGGGATGTGGTCAGTGTCGCCCCGAAGAGCCAGAAGATGGTCGCCATCAAGCAGAGCCTGATGGAATACTCCAAGAGTGGCGTCAATCCGTGGCTCACGTTGGATCCGGATACAATGAAGGGAACCTTCGTTGCCGTTCCGAGAAGAAGTGAAGTAACCGAGCTCGAGAAGATCAACGAACAGCTGGTCGTCGAGTTGTATTCCAAGTAA
- a CDS encoding DNA-directed RNA polymerase subunit alpha produces MARKNLLKGFKKPKGITFEHSAVEPNYGKFIAYPFERGFGTTIGNTLRRVLLSSIQGYAVTAVKFTSFNEDGAPHLISSEFEQLPGVREDITDIIAALKKLQIRMPEDSEGTNLLIECKGPGVITGANLERDQVEITNKDLVLFTMMDDANLEMEVQIDLGRGYVPSELNEKYIEEIGTIPIDACFSPVKRVKYSIEPTRVGYRNDYDKLTLEVYTDGTIAPQNALAEAAKIAKDHFQIFINFDETLINSNDEVDEEEERVRKILNTSVEELELTVRSSNCLKNANIRTIGDLTKKTEDEIAKTRNFGKKSLQEIKEKLKEWNLSLGMTDYSVLKTAIKVPGAAEKKEEDTKNEA; encoded by the coding sequence ATGGCACGCAAAAACCTTCTGAAGGGTTTCAAGAAGCCCAAGGGGATAACATTCGAGCATAGCGCAGTAGAGCCTAATTACGGGAAGTTCATCGCCTATCCGTTTGAGAGAGGCTTTGGAACAACCATCGGCAATACGCTCCGCAGAGTGCTCCTTTCCTCTATCCAGGGGTATGCGGTCACTGCCGTGAAGTTCACCAGTTTCAACGAGGATGGCGCACCCCATCTGATCAGCAGCGAGTTCGAGCAGCTTCCTGGCGTTCGTGAGGATATCACGGACATCATCGCCGCTCTGAAGAAGCTGCAGATCCGGATGCCTGAGGATTCGGAAGGCACGAACCTGCTGATCGAATGCAAAGGGCCGGGCGTCATCACCGGGGCGAACTTGGAGCGTGACCAAGTAGAGATCACCAACAAGGATCTGGTTCTCTTCACCATGATGGATGATGCAAATCTTGAGATGGAAGTCCAAATCGATCTCGGAAGGGGCTATGTTCCGTCCGAATTGAACGAGAAGTACATCGAAGAGATCGGCACCATCCCCATCGATGCGTGCTTCTCTCCGGTCAAACGGGTGAAATACTCCATCGAACCGACCAGGGTTGGCTATCGCAACGACTACGACAAGCTGACGCTGGAAGTGTACACCGACGGGACCATCGCACCGCAGAACGCGCTTGCCGAAGCGGCGAAGATCGCCAAGGATCATTTCCAGATCTTCATCAACTTTGATGAGACCCTGATCAACAGCAACGATGAGGTTGACGAGGAAGAGGAACGGGTCCGCAAGATCCTGAACACTTCCGTCGAGGAACTGGAGCTGACCGTGCGGTCCTCCAACTGCCTGAAGAACGCCAACATCAGGACGATCGGAGATTTGACCAAGAAGACCGAGGATGAGATCGCCAAGACGAGGAATTTCGGAAAGAAGAGCCTCCAGGAGATCAAGGAGAAACTCAAAGAGTGGAACCTGAGTCTCGGAATGACAGACTACAGCGTACTGAAGACCGCTATCAAGGTCCCCGGTGCAGCCGAGAAGAAGGAAGAGGATACAAAGAATGAAGCATAG
- the rplQ gene encoding 50S ribosomal protein L17, with the protein MKHRIGFNALDRRSAERRALKRSMVTSLFRYERIETTRQKALEVRKMAEKMITRAKVDGVHQRRIVSKDIADQAVVDKLFTEIAPLFKERNGGYTRILKTGNRLGDAAEMVILELVEKTEAEKKKAEKKAATKEAKAEKKAEKKTEEPKTEDKAVKKHATSVRSAKARAGMQKAASVRKTMAGGAGGGDK; encoded by the coding sequence ATGAAGCATAGGATTGGATTCAACGCGCTGGATCGGCGTTCGGCGGAACGCCGGGCCCTGAAGCGTTCCATGGTGACTTCACTGTTCAGATATGAACGGATCGAGACCACCAGGCAGAAGGCGCTTGAGGTCCGCAAGATGGCCGAAAAGATGATCACACGCGCCAAAGTGGATGGCGTCCATCAGCGCCGTATCGTCAGCAAGGATATTGCTGACCAGGCGGTCGTGGACAAGCTGTTCACCGAAATCGCGCCGCTCTTCAAGGAGCGCAACGGCGGATACACCAGAATCCTGAAGACAGGCAATCGTCTTGGCGACGCAGCCGAGATGGTGATCCTGGAGTTGGTGGAGAAGACCGAAGCGGAGAAGAAGAAGGCGGAGAAGAAGGCTGCCACCAAGGAAGCCAAGGCTGAGAAGAAAGCCGAGAAGAAGACCGAGGAGCCGAAGACGGAGGATAAAGCCGTCAAGAAGCATGCAACCTCTGTCCGTTCAGCAAAGGCCAGAGCAGGAATGCAGAAGGCCGCGAGTGTACGCAAGACGATGGCCGGCGGTGCCGGTGGCGGGGACAAATAA
- the rny gene encoding ribonuclease Y, which yields MNILMYLLIAFVGIAIGWLCRWLYAKFKLTSVEQRAERLSREAIKEAEAKSKELVLETRNQLLIEQQQQEREERERRSELQRTERRLQDKEESLEHKQTELDAIKTQLGEQETALQKREQAIGEKEASLIKELEKIASMTADEAKAVIMAQMQESAKRDAQLEINKIEQEAQLTAEKKARDIIISSIQRLATEVTGDTTVASVSLPSDEMKGRIIGREGRNIRTLETLTGVDVIIDDTPEAVVLSCFDPVRKEIARVSLERLVQDGRIHPARIEEVVNKVTKEVSRIIMDQGESVVFDLGISNMSQETIRALGRLYFRTSYGQSVLNHSKEVALLAGMIASEVGADSQLAMRAGLLHDIGKGIESESDANHAELGADLAKRLGEDPRVVNAILAHHNDVEPQTPEAVIVQIADAISAARPGARRETLDNYIKRLESLEKIAMSFEGVDSAFAIQAGRELRIMVNNEKVSDEKAKEIAKGIAERIEAELRYPGRIKVTIIRETRVVEYAR from the coding sequence ATGAATATTTTAATGTACCTCCTGATTGCGTTTGTTGGGATTGCAATTGGTTGGTTATGCCGTTGGCTGTATGCGAAATTTAAGCTTACGTCGGTGGAACAGCGCGCTGAGCGCCTGAGCCGCGAAGCGATAAAGGAAGCGGAAGCAAAGAGCAAAGAGCTCGTGCTTGAGACTCGCAATCAACTGCTGATAGAACAGCAGCAGCAGGAACGAGAAGAAAGGGAAAGACGGAGCGAACTCCAAAGGACAGAGCGTCGCTTACAGGATAAAGAAGAGAGCCTGGAGCACAAGCAAACCGAACTGGATGCCATAAAAACGCAATTGGGCGAGCAGGAAACTGCGTTGCAAAAGCGTGAGCAGGCGATTGGCGAGAAAGAAGCCAGCCTGATCAAGGAACTGGAAAAGATCGCGTCAATGACCGCTGACGAAGCGAAGGCAGTCATCATGGCGCAGATGCAGGAAAGCGCCAAGCGGGACGCGCAACTGGAGATCAACAAGATCGAACAGGAAGCGCAGCTGACTGCGGAAAAGAAAGCCCGTGACATCATCATTTCCTCCATCCAGAGACTGGCCACCGAAGTGACGGGGGATACCACCGTCGCGTCCGTGTCTCTGCCCAGTGATGAGATGAAAGGGCGGATCATCGGCCGGGAAGGCCGGAACATCCGCACCTTGGAGACACTCACCGGGGTGGACGTCATCATCGATGATACCCCGGAAGCGGTGGTGCTTTCCTGTTTTGACCCGGTGCGCAAGGAAATCGCCCGTGTTTCTCTGGAACGTCTGGTGCAGGATGGACGGATCCATCCGGCACGGATCGAGGAAGTGGTCAACAAGGTGACCAAGGAAGTGTCCCGGATCATCATGGACCAGGGCGAGTCGGTGGTGTTCGACCTGGGCATCAGCAACATGAGCCAGGAAACAATCCGCGCCTTGGGCCGTCTGTATTTCCGTACCAGTTACGGCCAGAGCGTGCTGAACCACAGCAAGGAAGTTGCGTTGCTTGCCGGTATGATCGCCAGCGAAGTCGGGGCGGACAGCCAGCTTGCCATGCGCGCGGGCCTGCTGCATGACATCGGCAAAGGCATCGAGTCGGAAAGCGACGCCAACCACGCCGAGTTGGGAGCGGACCTGGCCAAACGGCTGGGGGAGGATCCCCGGGTGGTCAACGCCATTCTGGCCCACCACAACGATGTGGAGCCCCAGACTCCGGAAGCGGTGATCGTCCAGATCGCCGACGCCATCTCGGCCGCCCGGCCGGGTGCCCGCCGCGAGACGCTGGACAACTACATCAAGCGGCTTGAGTCATTGGAGAAGATCGCCATGAGCTTCGAAGGCGTGGACAGCGCGTTCGCCATTCAGGCGGGACGTGAGTTGCGCATCATGGTGAACAACGAGAAGGTCTCCGACGAGAAAGCGAAGGAGATCGCCAAAGGGATCGCCGAGCGGATCGAAGCGGAGCTCCGCTATCCCGGAAGGATCAAAGTGACCATCATCCGTGAGACACGGGTGGTGGAGTACGCAAGGTAG
- a CDS encoding TIGR00282 family metallophosphoesterase has protein sequence MAEKRLFRALMLGDVCGQPGCRALFVGLQSLVKEVRADFVVVNGENAADGFGLSVPQMNQFFSLGVDVITSGNHIWQQEDILPYLDSESRLLRPANYPAGVKGHGIGVFTSKLGPVVVINLQGRQELPAIDDPFRIGHELAVKARRQSPIILVDFHAEVTDEKEALGFYLDGKVSAVVGTHTHVQTDDAKILPGGTAYLTDLGFCGPQDSVIGSDPKGAVEKQLSQMPLRNAIADHSPVIQGVVIDIDMDSGKALSIQRIQKTYL, from the coding sequence ATGGCTGAGAAACGTCTGTTTCGCGCCCTGATGCTCGGGGATGTCTGCGGACAACCCGGGTGCAGGGCGTTGTTTGTAGGATTGCAATCGTTGGTGAAGGAAGTCCGCGCGGATTTCGTCGTCGTCAATGGGGAGAACGCTGCGGATGGGTTCGGACTTTCCGTACCCCAGATGAACCAGTTCTTCTCGTTGGGCGTGGATGTGATCACCAGCGGGAACCATATCTGGCAGCAGGAGGATATCCTGCCGTATCTGGACAGTGAGAGCAGGTTGCTTCGGCCGGCCAACTACCCGGCAGGGGTGAAAGGCCACGGCATCGGGGTGTTCACCTCAAAACTGGGACCGGTCGTGGTGATCAACCTGCAGGGACGGCAGGAACTGCCGGCCATCGATGATCCCTTCCGGATCGGACATGAACTTGCCGTCAAAGCGCGGCGGCAGAGCCCGATCATTCTGGTGGATTTTCATGCCGAGGTGACCGATGAGAAGGAAGCGCTGGGCTTCTACCTGGACGGCAAGGTAAGCGCCGTGGTGGGGACCCATACCCACGTGCAGACAGATGACGCCAAGATCCTGCCCGGTGGAACAGCATACCTGACCGACCTGGGATTCTGCGGTCCCCAGGATTCCGTCATCGGAAGCGACCCCAAAGGCGCGGTGGAAAAACAGCTTTCCCAAATGCCGCTGAGGAACGCCATCGCCGACCACAGCCCGGTGATCCAGGGTGTGGTGATCGACATTGACATGGACAGCGGCAAGGCGCTCTCCATCCAGCGGATCCAGAAAACGTACCTTTGA
- a CDS encoding TlyA family RNA methyltransferase: protein MKKRPLLDLLANRYPEDSRDTLTAYIVCRNVRVAGEICADPKRLFPCDVPLSLDFEKYVSRGGTKLEHALSAFSVSVDGLVMLDAGSSTGGFTDCLLKHGASMVHAVDVGTNQLDWSLRSDSRVIVHEKQNIMTLSQGMLQPPPVGAVCDLSFRSIAGAASHILSLVGGTFLISLIKPQFETPKGLPGFHGVVEDPVLLSHIMRSVYQLLRRDGVGVKDVTRSPIKGAKGNVEYLALLVPGNGLDEEAFASRL, encoded by the coding sequence ATGAAGAAACGGCCCCTGCTTGACCTTTTGGCGAACCGATATCCTGAAGACTCCCGCGACACGCTCACGGCATACATCGTCTGCCGGAACGTCCGGGTGGCAGGAGAGATATGCGCCGATCCCAAGCGGTTGTTTCCCTGTGACGTTCCCCTTTCCCTTGATTTCGAGAAATATGTGTCCCGCGGCGGCACCAAACTGGAGCACGCCCTCTCTGCCTTTTCCGTTTCAGTGGACGGCCTGGTGATGCTGGATGCCGGCTCTTCCACCGGAGGCTTCACCGATTGTCTTCTCAAGCACGGCGCATCGATGGTCCACGCGGTGGATGTCGGCACCAACCAGCTGGATTGGAGCCTGCGCAGCGACAGCAGGGTCATTGTCCATGAGAAGCAGAACATCATGACCCTTTCCCAGGGGATGTTGCAGCCTCCTCCGGTCGGGGCCGTCTGTGACCTCTCCTTTCGTTCCATCGCCGGGGCCGCGTCCCACATCCTCTCGCTGGTCGGCGGCACATTTCTGATCTCGTTGATCAAACCCCAGTTTGAGACACCCAAGGGCCTTCCCGGCTTCCATGGCGTGGTGGAGGACCCGGTGCTTCTTTCGCATATCATGCGGTCCGTCTACCAGCTTCTCCGTCGGGACGGTGTAGGAGTGAAGGATGTGACCAGGAGCCCGATCAAAGGGGCCAAAGGCAACGTGGAGTATCTGGCGTTGCTGGTGCCGGGAAACGGTCTGGACGAAGAGGCGTTTGCCTCACGGCTCTAA
- a CDS encoding GerMN domain-containing protein — MEHKGHRMPLLWLIWFVAMAVTVIIARPVILRSIAQSGVPEAIESQTEKQVATGYRAVQAAFVTLRGDIQLFPITQKRMGGDVYHDTLEALLAGPDQAAIAEGAVTYIASGTNLIGCSLSNRVLFINLSKTFLASTEIQRAFTQVETTALAVGGVKTIVLLVEGEPFSLEP; from the coding sequence ATGGAACACAAAGGCCACCGCATGCCGCTTCTCTGGCTGATCTGGTTCGTCGCCATGGCGGTGACGGTCATCATCGCCCGTCCGGTGATCCTCCGTTCCATCGCCCAAAGCGGCGTACCTGAGGCGATCGAGAGCCAGACGGAAAAGCAGGTCGCCACCGGCTATCGCGCCGTCCAGGCCGCATTCGTCACCCTCCGCGGAGATATCCAGCTGTTTCCCATCACCCAGAAACGGATGGGCGGTGATGTCTATCATGATACGTTGGAAGCGTTGCTCGCAGGACCGGACCAGGCCGCCATCGCCGAGGGGGCGGTGACGTACATCGCATCGGGGACAAACCTCATTGGCTGCAGCTTGAGCAACCGCGTGTTGTTCATCAACCTGAGCAAGACGTTCCTCGCCTCCACAGAGATCCAGCGGGCGTTCACGCAAGTGGAAACCACGGCGCTTGCCGTCGGCGGGGTGAAAACCATCGTACTGTTGGTGGAAGGAGAACCGTTCTCCTTAGAGCCGTGA